The genomic window ATTGCCGGCGTTCAACCCCAGGTGAAGATGGTCTTGGAACTGACCAACATGGACCGGGTCCTCACGGCGTACTCCACTGCCGAAGAGGCATTCGGAGATGACTGAGGTCATCGCCCGGCGTGGGTTCCACGGGCCTTCCAACGAGGAAGCGATCGAGGCCATCCACAACGAGCTCGACGCCTTATGGGACGATGCCGCCTTTGTGCCGGACATGGATCGGATGACCTTCGCTACGGCCGTCATTGAGGCAGCAGCGAACATTGTGCAGCACGCACTCCCTGTGGCGGAGAAGCCCGTGGAGATCGACGTCGACATCAGCGTCCGGCCCTCCCGCCTGATCGCGAAGGTCAGCGCCTACAACGCCCGCGAGCCCTTCGCCAACGACATGCAGGCTTCCATGCCGGACGAGGATGCGGAGTCCGGGCGCGGGCTGGCACTCATCGAGGCTCTGGTGACCACGGTGACGTTCGAGCGCCAGGACGGCACAAACACCTGGATCCTCACCCGCAACACCTGATCCTCTTCCACGTCCCCACCCCTGGGCCCAACCATCTCCCACATCCCCCCACCCCTGAGCCCACCCCTCTCCCACATCCCCCCACCCCTGAGCCGAACCATCTCCCACATCCCCCACCCTTGAGCCGAACCATCACTCACATCCCCCACCCTTGAGCCGAACCATCTCTCACCTGCATGGGTCGTTCTGCCCATCGCCAAGCGAAACGCAACCTGACAGCATTCGGTGAGATCCGCCGTCGAACGTTAACCGGAAATTGGGGACGAAATGAACCGCAGCACGTACCTTAAGCCTTGGGCGCTGGCTGCTGCCCTGGCGCTGATGGCGACTGCGGGCTGCGGCAATACCCCGGACGGACCCACC from Arthrobacter sp. StoSoilB20 includes these protein-coding regions:
- a CDS encoding ATP-binding protein; this translates as MTEVIARRGFHGPSNEEAIEAIHNELDALWDDAAFVPDMDRMTFATAVIEAAANIVQHALPVAEKPVEIDVDISVRPSRLIAKVSAYNAREPFANDMQASMPDEDAESGRGLALIEALVTTVTFERQDGTNTWILTRNT